The following proteins come from a genomic window of Alicyclobacillus dauci:
- a CDS encoding YheC/YheD family endospore coat-associated protein has product MTLVGHLHYRADPRNVKTEYAYAAVAKAEGIDFVYFTPRRVNLQDKTILGFVYEKGDWVEKTVRFPDVIYNEADRTEKFGPVVTELRRKIPFTSHPIGDKLSVYERLYKARSFRQYLIPTKALDNVKDELTEFILKYKRIVVKPLWGAKGMGVISIEEIEDNRCRIIEDYQTIDCTFHEAVRFVRERHEQEPMLVQKYIVSVTKYGLPYDFRLHVQKNGMGRWVITSVYYRLASFGNIKSNLSSGASTGQLDSFLTQEFGDRAYNMRCYLEQLGLQLAAHLDDVYGESFDELGIDVGVDATGKAWMYEVNWKPGCPPSLYLELDVAKNAILYAAFLAEQHAKRKRG; this is encoded by the coding sequence ATGACATTGGTGGGCCACCTTCACTACCGAGCCGATCCGCGTAACGTGAAAACTGAATATGCCTATGCTGCGGTGGCCAAAGCGGAGGGCATAGATTTTGTGTATTTCACTCCGCGACGCGTCAATCTCCAAGATAAAACAATCTTAGGGTTTGTGTACGAGAAAGGGGATTGGGTGGAAAAGACGGTTCGATTCCCGGATGTCATCTACAACGAAGCAGACCGCACGGAAAAATTCGGGCCCGTCGTCACAGAGCTACGCCGAAAAATTCCCTTCACAAGTCACCCTATCGGCGACAAGTTGTCCGTTTACGAGCGACTTTATAAGGCACGTTCGTTTCGGCAGTATCTTATTCCTACTAAGGCACTCGACAACGTGAAAGATGAACTAACGGAATTTATTCTCAAATATAAGCGAATCGTTGTGAAGCCTTTGTGGGGTGCGAAAGGTATGGGTGTGATCTCTATCGAGGAGATCGAAGACAATCGGTGCCGCATTATTGAAGACTATCAAACAATCGATTGCACATTTCATGAAGCAGTACGTTTCGTGCGAGAGAGACACGAGCAGGAGCCTATGCTTGTTCAAAAATATATTGTGTCTGTCACGAAGTACGGACTACCATACGATTTTCGCTTACATGTACAGAAAAACGGTATGGGAAGATGGGTCATTACATCAGTCTACTACCGGCTGGCCAGTTTTGGGAACATTAAGTCAAATCTGAGCAGCGGAGCAAGTACCGGTCAATTAGATTCGTTCCTCACCCAGGAGTTCGGGGATCGGGCTTACAACATGCGATGCTACCTAGAGCAACTCGGCCTTCAATTGGCTGCGCACCTGGATGATGTGTACGGTGAGTCATTCGATGAGCTGGGGATTGACGTTGGCGTTGACGCCACGGGAAAGGCATGGATGTATGAAGTCAATTGGAAACCGGGGTGTCCCCCGAGTCTCTATTTGGAACTGGATGTCGCCAAAAATGCCATTCTGTATGCGGCATTCTTAGCGGAGCAACACGCTAAGAGAAAAAGAGGATAG
- a CDS encoding Mur ligase family protein, producing MKKLRLEEVLRIIDGVVVEGKTPKFIRQVVDYPSDVEVDETLLFDRHQRIQPWRFERHDDCVVVTENPDAWSDISSENVVVRVTDVEESYRNFVRYYRGLFSIPVIAITGTCGKTTTKEMVAHILSKKYHVQSTIRSKNDPAFNSDYLLGIDDETDAAVFETAVGRKGDLLRSCKVFRPNLGVITNIGIDHLNKFPTHYDYIQAKGEMLPGLGYTGTLLLNADDANIKKIDLTPFNGRLITFGFGEQAEFQVTQARLEEGGMSFTLRFAHIDHDLFVPGYGKHSVYNAVAAIATAYAVGVGIDEAGESLRSYQHLPGHTNVLRGLNGSVVIDDTWSSNPTSMGAALKLLDDLAQGRKKIAVLGKMAALGEFADEQYAKISRQLVDQKVDVLITRNSIAKEFAKHAIRFGMRKEQVYMCTELKEIQQLLQKLMDKNTIVLVKTSMKDYEIEDLMKHITV from the coding sequence ATGAAAAAGCTCCGCTTAGAGGAAGTCCTGAGAATAATTGACGGTGTGGTGGTTGAAGGAAAAACACCCAAATTCATTAGGCAAGTTGTGGACTATCCAAGCGATGTAGAGGTGGATGAGACCCTGTTGTTTGATAGGCACCAGCGAATCCAACCTTGGCGGTTCGAGAGACACGACGATTGTGTGGTCGTGACGGAAAATCCGGATGCGTGGTCCGACATCAGCAGCGAGAATGTAGTGGTGCGAGTGACTGATGTGGAAGAGTCGTATCGCAACTTTGTTCGCTACTATCGCGGGCTGTTCTCGATCCCGGTCATAGCCATTACGGGTACCTGTGGCAAGACGACTACCAAGGAGATGGTCGCGCATATTTTGTCAAAGAAATATCACGTGCAATCGACCATCCGCAGCAAAAATGACCCAGCGTTCAATTCTGACTATTTGTTAGGGATTGACGACGAGACCGACGCGGCTGTCTTCGAGACGGCTGTCGGGAGGAAAGGCGATCTATTGCGGAGCTGCAAAGTCTTCCGACCAAACCTTGGGGTCATCACAAATATCGGTATCGATCACCTGAACAAGTTCCCCACCCACTACGACTACATTCAAGCAAAGGGCGAAATGTTGCCCGGGCTAGGTTATACGGGGACACTTCTGCTCAACGCGGACGATGCGAACATCAAGAAAATCGACTTAACGCCATTTAACGGAAGGTTAATCACGTTTGGCTTTGGTGAACAGGCCGAATTTCAAGTGACGCAAGCGCGGCTCGAAGAAGGTGGCATGTCATTTACCCTGCGGTTTGCGCATATTGACCATGACTTATTTGTTCCGGGCTATGGCAAACACAGTGTCTATAACGCGGTTGCGGCGATCGCTACGGCCTATGCGGTGGGTGTTGGCATCGACGAAGCGGGAGAGAGCTTGCGGTCCTATCAACACTTGCCAGGACATACCAACGTCTTGCGGGGGTTGAACGGCAGCGTCGTCATTGACGATACTTGGAGTTCCAACCCGACGTCGATGGGCGCTGCATTGAAATTGCTAGACGATCTCGCACAAGGACGCAAAAAAATTGCCGTTTTAGGAAAAATGGCGGCCCTTGGTGAATTTGCAGATGAACAGTATGCCAAGATCAGTCGGCAACTGGTTGATCAAAAAGTTGACGTGCTCATCACAAGGAATTCCATTGCAAAAGAATTTGCAAAACATGCAATACGCTTTGGAATGCGAAAGGAACAAGTGTACATGTGCACAGAGCTGAAGGAAATTCAGCAACTGTTACAGAAGCTCATGGACAAAAACACGATTGTACTAGTGAAGACCTCAATGAAGGATTACGAGATAGAGGATTTGATGAAGCATATTACGGTGTAG